TCCCGGAACTAAGGCTCGGCGACCACGCGGTTGCGCAGCACGCCGATGCCGCTGATCTCGACCTCGATGGTGTCGCCCACCTTGAGGGCCTTGGGTAGTTCATCGGTGCCGAGCCAGACCACGTCCCCCGGCGACAGCGTATTGGTCCTGGATATATCGCTGATGACATCACCGGCGCTGAACAGCATGTTGCCGGTCGGAAACCGGTGCACGGTCTCGCCGTTCAGCCGCACGGTCGTGGTCATGTCGCGCGGCTCGATACCGGTCGCGATGAATGGCCCCATCGGCTTGAAGGTATCGGCGTTCTTGCCGCGCAGGTTGGTCGGATCGTTCTTCTGCCAGTCGCGTTCGGTGACGTCGTTGCCGATGGTCCAGCCGAAGATGCAGGCGCTCGCCTCCTGCGGCGACACGTTGCGGCAACGCTTGCCGATCACGGCCACGAGCTCGCCCTCGTATTCGAAGCGCGGGCCGGAGTCCTTCGGCTTCACGATGTCCTCGCCGCTCGCAACCAGCGCGCTGTTGGCGCGATAGCCGACGCGGGGCCGATCATAGAACTTCGGCTCCTTGAAGCCCTTGACCTTGGAGCGTTCGATGACGTGATTCTTGTAGTTCGAGCCGATCGCGTAGAAC
The Rhodoplanes sp. Z2-YC6860 genome window above contains:
- a CDS encoding fumarylacetoacetate hydrolase family protein — protein: MLWCRFEKDGLISYGVVEGDFVLAIHGEPWSQHRRVEPKLPLASVKLLVPVMPPTFYAIGSNYKNHVIERSKVKGFKEPKFYDRPRVGYRANSALVASGEDIVKPKDSGPRFEYEGELVAVIGKRCRNVSPQEASACIFGWTIGNDVTERDWQKNDPTNLRGKNADTFKPMGPFIATGIEPRDMTTTVRLNGETVHRFPTGNMLFSAGDVISDISRTNTLSPGDVVWLGTDELPKALKVGDTIEVEISGIGVLRNRVVAEP